The Halarchaeum grantii genome contains a region encoding:
- a CDS encoding tyrosine-type recombinase/integrase — MGDDLQSLPPREGVRRFIDHRKPSVRDSTLQNARTRLNWFLEWCDERDITDLNDLTGRDLSDMVAWRRDDIAAITLQKQLSTIRTALRYWADIEGVPDGLAEKLHAPELPDGAESRDVHLDAERAETMLAYLDRYQYASRRHVVMALLWRTGMRRSALRSLDLEDLRPDDHAIVLEHRIDEGSRLKNGDSGERWVYLGPEWYQIVADYVDDVRLEKTDDHGRRPLITTKRGRPTGDTIYTWVNEATQPCQYGEPCPHDRDPETCEARTGYPSKCPSSRSPHGIRRGSITAHLNDGVAPEATSERMDVSLDVLYEHYDVRTEREKMEVRKKLLDNE; from the coding sequence GTGGGCGACGACCTCCAGTCCCTCCCGCCACGCGAGGGCGTCCGCCGCTTCATCGACCACCGCAAACCCTCCGTGCGCGACTCGACGCTGCAGAACGCCCGCACCCGCCTGAACTGGTTCCTCGAGTGGTGCGACGAGCGCGACATCACCGACCTGAACGACCTGACCGGCCGCGACCTCTCCGACATGGTCGCGTGGCGCCGCGACGACATCGCCGCGATCACCCTCCAAAAGCAACTGTCGACGATCCGCACCGCCCTCCGCTACTGGGCGGACATCGAAGGCGTCCCCGACGGCCTCGCCGAGAAGCTGCACGCACCCGAACTCCCCGATGGTGCGGAGAGTCGGGACGTCCACCTCGACGCCGAGCGCGCCGAAACGATGCTCGCGTACCTCGACCGCTACCAGTACGCGAGCCGGCGGCATGTCGTGATGGCGCTCCTCTGGCGCACCGGGATGCGCCGGTCGGCGCTCCGGTCGCTCGACTTGGAGGACCTCCGGCCGGACGATCACGCGATCGTCCTCGAGCACCGGATCGACGAGGGGAGTCGGCTGAAGAACGGCGACTCGGGCGAGCGCTGGGTCTACCTCGGCCCCGAGTGGTACCAGATCGTCGCGGACTACGTTGACGACGTCCGCCTCGAGAAGACCGACGACCACGGCCGCCGCCCGCTCATCACGACCAAGCGGGGTCGGCCGACGGGAGACACGATCTACACGTGGGTGAATGAGGCCACCCAGCCCTGCCAGTACGGCGAGCCGTGCCCGCACGACCGCGACCCCGAGACGTGCGAGGCTCGCACTGGCTACCCGAGCAAGTGCCCATCGAGCCGGAGCCCGCACGGTATCCGCCGTGGCTCGATCACCGCGCACCTGAACGACGGCGTCGCGCCGGAGGCGACGAGCGAGCGCATGGACGTCTCCCTCGACGTCCTCTACGAGCACTACGACGTCCGCACCGAGCGCGAGAAGATGGAAGTCCGAAAGAAACTCCTCGACAATGAGTAA
- a CDS encoding helix-hairpin-helix domain-containing protein, which produces MSDVEAVAGVGPATARKLATLDITSASDLANIPLSDLQTLDGIGATRAMDLVTAAQNTLESEDAAAERAVTDGGVVADDTTDADVGPTPETPSNDVVATIVTHGDPIRSLTELASVVVDELRLHVTEDGLEFTAVDPANVGMVDASAPAEGFSKFDVEREVTVGLNLHLFEKAVSWARKGRSDDGDPVRIQILDDPARVRVQVTRPDQSVARRTEWFSIDPDSIRPEPDIPDLDLPCTATPNVTALRHATGAFERDHAHLSRSGTTMLLGTNADGDTTPDGEADDELGESVMFPNAAHDMGDEGVSSVFSLDYLGDFAQALKSSKADRVTIRWGDQFPVKLAFEHEDWGFAGEFMLAPRIQKEGGA; this is translated from the coding sequence ATGAGTGACGTCGAGGCGGTTGCTGGCGTCGGGCCGGCGACGGCGCGGAAGCTCGCGACGCTCGACATCACGAGCGCCAGCGACCTCGCGAACATTCCTCTGAGCGACCTGCAAACGCTCGACGGGATCGGCGCGACGCGCGCCATGGACCTCGTCACGGCCGCACAGAACACCCTCGAGAGCGAGGACGCCGCCGCCGAGCGCGCGGTCACGGATGGCGGAGTGGTCGCGGACGACACCACCGACGCCGACGTGGGGCCGACGCCGGAGACGCCGAGCAACGACGTGGTCGCGACCATCGTCACGCACGGCGACCCGATCCGTTCGCTCACCGAGCTCGCGTCCGTCGTCGTTGACGAACTCCGGTTGCACGTCACCGAGGACGGCCTCGAGTTCACGGCGGTGGACCCGGCGAACGTCGGGATGGTGGACGCGAGCGCGCCCGCTGAAGGCTTCAGCAAGTTCGACGTTGAGCGTGAGGTGACGGTCGGGCTGAACCTCCACCTCTTCGAGAAAGCCGTGTCGTGGGCCCGAAAGGGCCGGAGTGACGACGGCGACCCGGTCCGCATCCAGATTCTCGACGACCCGGCCCGCGTCCGCGTGCAGGTGACGCGCCCGGACCAATCGGTTGCGCGGCGCACCGAGTGGTTCAGCATCGACCCGGACAGCATCCGCCCGGAGCCCGATATTCCCGACCTCGACCTGCCGTGTACGGCGACCCCGAACGTGACGGCGCTCCGCCATGCGACCGGCGCCTTCGAGCGCGATCACGCGCACCTCTCGCGCTCGGGGACGACGATGCTGCTCGGGACGAACGCGGACGGCGACACGACGCCGGACGGGGAGGCCGACGACGAGCTCGGTGAGTCGGTGATGTTCCCGAACGCCGCGCACGACATGGGCGACGAGGGCGTGTCCTCGGTCTTCAGCCTCGACTACCTCGGGGACTTCGCGCAGGCGCTGAAGTCGTCGAAGGCCGACCGTGTCACGATTCGCTGGGGCGACCAGTTCCCGGTGAAGCTCGCGTTCGAGCACGAAGACTGGGGGTTCGCGGGCGAGTTCATGCTCGCACCCCGTATCCAGAAGGAGGGCGGTGCGTGA
- a CDS encoding helix-turn-helix transcriptional regulator, translated as MTEPTDAGRGARTTLDESASDKLAHLTAFQRDLLHALDRCGPSKGLTVKRAVGEYYGEEVNHGRLYPNLDALADAGLIAKREVDGRTNEYELTERGRRALRARREWTASGGASA; from the coding sequence ATGACGGAACCCACTGATGCGGGCCGTGGAGCCCGCACGACGCTAGACGAATCGGCATCGGATAAACTCGCGCACCTGACGGCGTTCCAGCGCGACCTACTGCACGCGCTCGACCGGTGTGGGCCCTCAAAGGGCCTGACGGTGAAGCGCGCGGTCGGGGAGTACTACGGCGAGGAGGTGAATCATGGTCGCCTCTACCCGAATCTCGACGCGCTCGCCGACGCGGGCCTGATCGCGAAGCGGGAGGTGGATGGGCGGACGAACGAGTACGAGTTGACGGAGCGGGGGCGTCGCGCACTGCGGGCGCGGCGGGAGTGGACGGCGTCGGGGGGTGCGTCGGCATGA
- a CDS encoding type IV pilin produces the protein MELTTIFNSDDRGVSPVIGVILMVAITVILAAVIGTFVLGLGNQVGNNAPQASFEWNQQSETIGSGASVSNTTVDVTHQSGASIDAANVEVTVNGDPAYTVNSSDSLNAVFSGEITAGTSGDVDLYGTGVSTGDTVTYNTTKTAYDTDGDDTVMNTLSEGDTVRLVWSSDSGSSSILTSYTVS, from the coding sequence ATGGAACTCACAACCATCTTTAACAGCGACGACCGTGGTGTGTCCCCCGTTATTGGGGTCATCCTCATGGTCGCTATCACAGTCATCCTCGCGGCCGTCATCGGGACGTTCGTGCTCGGCCTCGGGAATCAGGTCGGCAACAACGCCCCGCAGGCGAGCTTCGAGTGGAACCAGCAGAGCGAGACTATCGGTAGCGGCGCATCCGTATCAAATACGACCGTGGACGTCACCCATCAGAGCGGTGCGTCGATTGACGCCGCGAACGTGGAGGTCACGGTTAACGGCGACCCCGCCTACACCGTCAACAGCTCCGATAGCCTGAACGCCGTTTTCTCGGGAGAGATTACGGCTGGCACGAGCGGTGACGTTGACCTCTACGGCACGGGTGTCAGCACCGGAGATACCGTCACCTACAATACAACAAAGACCGCCTACGACACTGACGGAGACGACACCGTCATGAACACGCTCTCTGAGGGCGACACCGTCCGTCTCGTGTGGTCCTCGGATAGCGGTAGTTCGTCGATTCTGACGAGCTACACGGTCTCGTAA
- a CDS encoding type IV pilin, translated as MKLRNLFNADDRAVSPVIGVILMVAITVILAAVIGTFVLGLGNQVGNNAPQATFDYDYSGDFPSDGSNTAWINITHQSGQSLDPSSLTVTTTADNGTSISIDPTSTTTGTTASGVATAWTDSVQAGDTVAIYSNSSTNPSWNIGAGEKVQLVWSSDGGQSSIISSSTTPSN; from the coding sequence ATGAAACTACGCAATCTCTTCAACGCGGACGACCGCGCAGTGTCCCCCGTTATTGGGGTCATCCTGATGGTCGCCATCACAGTCATCCTCGCGGCCGTCATCGGGACGTTCGTCCTCGGCCTCGGGAATCAGGTCGGCAATAATGCGCCGCAGGCGACCTTCGACTACGACTATAGTGGTGACTTCCCGTCCGATGGCAGCAACACCGCTTGGATCAATATCACCCACCAGAGTGGCCAATCCCTTGATCCGAGTTCACTGACGGTTACGACGACTGCTGACAACGGCACGTCAATTTCTATTGATCCGACCTCGACAACGACGGGGACAACAGCTAGTGGCGTCGCGACCGCGTGGACTGATTCGGTTCAGGCGGGCGACACTGTCGCCATCTACAGTAACTCTTCCACTAATCCGAGTTGGAACATCGGCGCTGGTGAGAAGGTTCAGTTGGTCTGGTCGTCTGACGGTGGCCAGTCCTCGATCATCAGCTCCTCGACGACCCCTTCGAACTAA
- a CDS encoding twin-arginine translocation signal domain-containing protein — protein sequence MPETTPQRTATSRRRFLKGIGVGVGAAATGGVGLQHATRNAEAIDAAGVIGAAAKATPVGASVAWTLRAIDTLLPADSPPSGLTASALKNRVREAIRKRKSVNQSTFIDNQNIISSGLENSLYIDGKTAAIEALNNGATQSEVQTAAVDAYESHLATIQENLLKSWNESVNELGTLLSSMESHADVSTYSVLQGGHSDSASYPGGAGSQWRPSAASARSVTLADGSSFSLTPLNLYDGTNSYTIIYDPLAFTQNSKSDAWVSAPGEDIGYLRFSDWNGLWSDLQDVKSNVNNGIITWVENVYSQVQSGEISISDLVTPRMRANNMARDDGKANAIADLTALNIPVAAGDQTTIEIAKSNATLTLSGTMAYTGDMTIQPGTAYDPSSWSSAVAYFSYDRSTASGTWSAYETAVDGGIVSFTAEPYDGTLYRITTAANETVTAQASDFTPVDADGNTVDPTSTTPDHWEADLSADLATAITEVASVKMASATTDTEMVTIMLDDPFTVKSIKRDGESVDSATFEETEPQTDSNYITEDEWQQMVDRQQELIDQYEASKNSGGGSWIPTLPSFGDTGSLLGGAVVLLGGVAGISYFKGRTK from the coding sequence ATGCCTGAGACAACACCACAGCGGACGGCAACGAGCCGACGGCGGTTCCTGAAGGGCATCGGCGTAGGCGTGGGCGCCGCCGCGACCGGCGGCGTCGGCCTCCAACACGCCACCAGGAACGCCGAGGCAATCGACGCCGCCGGCGTCATCGGCGCCGCCGCGAAGGCCACCCCGGTCGGCGCCTCCGTTGCGTGGACGCTCCGCGCAATCGACACCCTCCTCCCGGCCGACAGCCCCCCATCGGGACTCACCGCGTCGGCGCTCAAAAACCGCGTCCGTGAGGCCATCCGCAAGCGGAAATCCGTGAATCAGTCCACGTTCATCGACAACCAGAACATCATCTCGAGCGGGCTCGAGAACTCCCTCTACATCGACGGCAAAACGGCCGCGATAGAGGCCCTGAACAACGGCGCGACACAGAGCGAGGTGCAGACCGCCGCCGTCGACGCCTACGAGAGCCATCTCGCGACGATTCAGGAGAACCTCCTGAAGTCGTGGAACGAGAGCGTCAACGAGCTGGGGACTCTCCTCTCCTCAATGGAGTCTCATGCCGATGTCTCTACGTACTCCGTGCTCCAAGGCGGCCATTCTGATAGTGCCTCTTACCCCGGTGGAGCGGGGTCTCAGTGGCGGCCGTCTGCGGCCTCGGCTCGCAGCGTGACACTCGCTGATGGATCGTCGTTTAGCCTTACCCCGCTCAACCTGTATGACGGCACTAACTCCTACACAATCATCTACGACCCCCTTGCTTTCACTCAAAACTCGAAGTCTGACGCGTGGGTGTCTGCCCCTGGAGAAGACATCGGTTATCTCCGATTCAGCGATTGGAATGGTCTCTGGTCGGACCTCCAAGACGTCAAGAGCAACGTCAACAACGGCATCATCACGTGGGTCGAGAACGTCTACTCGCAGGTCCAGAGCGGCGAAATATCCATCTCTGACCTCGTGACGCCGCGAATGCGCGCGAACAACATGGCGCGCGACGACGGAAAGGCGAACGCCATCGCGGACCTCACCGCGCTCAACATCCCCGTCGCGGCCGGCGACCAGACGACTATCGAGATCGCGAAGTCGAACGCGACACTCACGCTCTCCGGGACGATGGCGTACACCGGCGACATGACCATCCAGCCCGGCACCGCCTACGACCCGAGTTCGTGGAGCTCCGCAGTCGCGTACTTCTCCTACGACCGGTCGACCGCGTCCGGGACGTGGTCCGCCTACGAGACAGCGGTCGACGGCGGCATCGTCTCCTTCACCGCCGAACCCTACGACGGCACCCTCTACCGCATCACCACGGCCGCGAACGAGACTGTCACCGCACAGGCGAGCGACTTCACGCCCGTCGACGCGGACGGGAACACAGTCGACCCGACGAGCACGACGCCCGACCACTGGGAGGCCGACCTCTCCGCCGACCTCGCGACGGCCATCACCGAGGTCGCGTCCGTCAAGATGGCGTCGGCGACGACGGACACGGAGATGGTCACCATCATGCTCGACGACCCGTTCACCGTCAAATCCATCAAGAGAGACGGCGAGTCGGTGGACTCGGCGACCTTCGAGGAGACCGAGCCGCAGACGGACAGCAACTACATCACCGAAGACGAGTGGCAGCAGATGGTCGACCGGCAGCAAGAGCTCATCGACCAGTACGAGGCATCGAAGAACTCCGGTGGCGGGAGTTGGATACCGACCCTCCCGTCCTTCGGCGACACCGGGAGCCTGCTCGGCGGGGCGGTCGTCCTCCTCGGCGGCGTCGCCGGAATCAGCTACTTCAAGGGTCGAACGAAGTAA
- a CDS encoding tyrosine-type recombinase/integrase produces MNLREHDTRDDMKVWLSTREVDDLLDAADNQQQRIALELGARCGLRSHEVLDVAPEDVVDTDAGTVLRVWHGKGDKYRETPVPRDLATTIRTVDEYRDAESSVSLLDITTTRTLRRWVERAAHALAEEHGEPGWREVTFHDLRRTWATNLRSADVDALLVCDWGGWNDLDTFLEHYRGTHSPESQKRERDKVEWL; encoded by the coding sequence ATGAATCTTCGAGAACACGACACTCGCGACGACATGAAGGTGTGGCTGAGCACGCGCGAGGTTGACGACCTCCTCGACGCCGCCGACAACCAACAGCAGCGGATCGCGCTCGAACTCGGCGCGCGATGCGGCCTCCGGTCGCACGAAGTCCTCGACGTCGCGCCGGAGGACGTCGTCGACACCGACGCCGGCACCGTCCTCCGTGTGTGGCACGGGAAGGGCGATAAGTACCGGGAGACGCCGGTGCCGCGCGATCTCGCGACGACCATCCGAACGGTCGACGAGTACCGCGACGCCGAGAGCAGCGTCTCCCTGCTCGACATCACGACGACGCGGACGCTCCGGCGGTGGGTGGAGCGGGCGGCGCACGCACTCGCTGAGGAGCACGGCGAGCCGGGATGGCGCGAAGTCACCTTCCACGACCTCCGGCGGACGTGGGCGACGAACCTCCGGTCGGCCGACGTTGATGCGCTCCTCGTCTGTGACTGGGGCGGGTGGAACGACCTCGATACGTTCCTCGAGCACTATCGGGGGACGCATAGCCCCGAGTCGCAGAAGCGCGAACGCGATAAAGTCGAGTGGCTGTGA
- a CDS encoding zf-TFIIB domain-containing protein yields MSATLHYCPTCGTRLETTTSPGGLPRRTCPECGGDER; encoded by the coding sequence GTGAGCGCCACCCTCCACTACTGCCCGACCTGCGGGACGCGCCTCGAGACAACGACCTCACCGGGCGGCCTCCCACGGCGCACCTGCCCGGAGTGCGGAGGTGACGAGCGGTGA
- the rpsJ gene encoding 30S ribosomal protein S10: MQQARVRLAGVSPSDLDDICDDVREIADKTGVSLSGPVPLPTKTLEVPSRKSPDGEGTATWEHWEMRVHKRLIDIDADERALRQLMRIQVPNDVSIEIVLED, from the coding sequence ATGCAGCAGGCACGAGTTCGGCTCGCGGGCGTCAGCCCCTCTGACCTCGACGACATCTGCGACGACGTCCGCGAGATCGCGGACAAGACGGGCGTCAGCCTGAGTGGGCCGGTCCCGCTCCCCACCAAGACCCTCGAGGTCCCGTCGCGCAAGTCCCCCGACGGTGAGGGGACTGCGACGTGGGAGCACTGGGAGATGCGCGTCCACAAGCGTCTCATCGACATCGACGCCGACGAACGCGCGCTCCGCCAGCTTATGCGCATCCAGGTCCCGAACGACGTCAGCATCGAGATCGTCCTCGAAGACTAA
- the tuf gene encoding translation elongation factor EF-1 subunit alpha: MSDKPHQNLAVIGHVDHGKSTMVGRLLFETGSVPEHVIEQHREEAEEKGKGGFEFAYVMDNLAEERERGVTIDIAHQEFDTDEYYFTIVDCPGHRDFVKNMITGASQADNAVLVVAADDGVAPQTREHVFLARTLGIDELIVAVNKMDVVDYSEDTYKQVVSDVTDLFKQVQFNTDDASFIPTSAFEGDNVSEHSENTPWYDGETLLEALNSLPEPQPPTDAPLRLPIQDVYTISGIGTVPVGRIETGTMNTGDNVSFQPSDVGGEVKTIEMHHEEVPSAEPGDNVGFNVRGIGKDDIRRGDVCGPADDPPSVAETFTAQVVVMQHPSVITAGYTPVFHAHTAQVACTIESIDKKMDPSSGEVAEENPDFIQSGDAAVVTVRPQKPLSIEPSSEIPELGSFAVRDMGQTIAAGKVLDVNEA, translated from the coding sequence ATGAGCGACAAACCGCACCAGAACCTGGCCGTCATCGGCCACGTCGACCACGGAAAGAGTACGATGGTCGGGCGGCTCCTCTTCGAGACTGGGAGTGTGCCCGAGCACGTCATCGAGCAGCACCGCGAGGAAGCCGAAGAGAAGGGCAAGGGCGGCTTCGAGTTCGCCTACGTCATGGACAACCTCGCCGAGGAGCGCGAGCGTGGCGTCACCATTGACATCGCCCACCAGGAGTTCGACACCGACGAGTACTACTTCACCATCGTCGACTGTCCGGGCCACCGTGACTTCGTGAAGAACATGATCACGGGCGCGTCCCAGGCCGACAACGCCGTCCTCGTCGTCGCCGCCGACGACGGCGTCGCGCCTCAGACCCGTGAGCACGTCTTCCTGGCCCGCACGCTGGGCATCGACGAGCTCATCGTCGCCGTCAACAAGATGGACGTCGTCGACTACTCCGAGGACACCTACAAGCAGGTCGTCTCCGACGTCACGGACCTCTTCAAGCAGGTCCAGTTCAACACGGACGACGCCTCCTTCATCCCGACGTCCGCCTTCGAGGGCGACAACGTCTCCGAGCACTCGGAGAACACGCCGTGGTACGACGGCGAGACCCTCCTCGAGGCCCTCAACAGCCTGCCGGAGCCGCAGCCGCCGACGGACGCGCCGCTGCGCCTCCCGATCCAGGACGTCTACACCATCTCCGGCATCGGTACCGTCCCCGTCGGACGTATCGAGACCGGGACGATGAACACGGGCGACAACGTCAGCTTCCAGCCCTCTGACGTCGGTGGCGAGGTCAAGACCATCGAGATGCACCACGAGGAAGTCCCGAGCGCCGAGCCCGGTGACAACGTCGGGTTCAACGTTCGCGGCATCGGTAAGGACGACATCCGTCGCGGTGACGTCTGTGGTCCCGCCGACGACCCGCCCAGCGTCGCCGAGACGTTCACGGCGCAGGTCGTCGTGATGCAGCACCCGTCCGTCATCACGGCGGGGTACACGCCGGTCTTCCACGCCCACACGGCGCAGGTCGCGTGTACGATCGAGTCCATCGACAAGAAGATGGACCCGTCCTCCGGCGAGGTCGCCGAGGAGAACCCGGACTTCATCCAGTCCGGCGACGCTGCCGTCGTCACCGTCCGCCCGCAGAAGCCCCTCAGCATCGAGCCGTCCTCCGAGATTCCGGAGCTCGGCTCCTTCGCAGTCCGCGACATGGGTCAGACCATCGCGGCCGGCAAGGTCCTCGACGTCAACGAGGCCTAA
- a CDS encoding homoserine dehydrogenase produces MRLAVVGAGAVGRSVVELAGEYGHDVTAFADSTGAVVDADGVDVAAALEHKERVGSVGEDEPSAALGAAYDCLVEATPTTLGDAHPGFEHVELALERDRHVVLANKGPVAERYDDLMALASASDGEVRFEATVGGAIPVIATIEGMGPSHVTAARGVLNGTANFVLSRMAAEGLGYEHVLAEAQDLGVAEADPSFDVEGTDAALKCAILANVLHDGGYSLADVDVEGITEIPTSALDLAAEDGRTVRLIGEVTEDGDVRVGPRLVTANDTLAVSGTQNIVQLETTNAGRLNISGRGAGGPETASAVLADVGRLPER; encoded by the coding sequence ATGAGGCTCGCCGTCGTCGGCGCGGGCGCGGTCGGTCGGAGCGTCGTCGAACTCGCCGGCGAGTACGGCCACGACGTGACCGCGTTCGCGGATTCGACGGGGGCGGTCGTGGACGCCGACGGTGTCGACGTCGCGGCGGCGCTCGAACACAAGGAGCGCGTCGGGTCGGTCGGCGAGGACGAGCCGAGCGCGGCGCTCGGCGCGGCGTACGACTGCCTCGTGGAGGCGACGCCGACGACGCTCGGGGACGCCCACCCCGGCTTCGAGCACGTCGAGCTCGCGCTCGAACGCGACCGACACGTCGTGCTCGCGAACAAGGGCCCGGTCGCCGAACGCTACGACGACCTGATGGCGCTCGCGTCGGCGAGCGATGGCGAGGTGCGTTTCGAGGCGACGGTCGGCGGCGCCATCCCCGTCATCGCGACCATCGAAGGGATGGGGCCCTCCCACGTCACGGCCGCGCGCGGCGTGCTGAACGGGACGGCGAACTTCGTGCTCTCGCGGATGGCCGCCGAGGGCCTCGGCTACGAGCACGTGCTCGCGGAGGCCCAGGACCTCGGGGTCGCGGAAGCCGACCCGTCCTTCGACGTCGAGGGGACGGACGCGGCGCTCAAGTGCGCGATCCTCGCGAACGTCCTCCACGACGGTGGCTACTCCCTCGCGGACGTGGACGTGGAGGGCATCACCGAGATCCCGACGAGCGCGCTCGACCTCGCGGCCGAGGACGGCCGGACGGTCCGGCTCATCGGCGAGGTCACCGAGGACGGCGACGTCCGAGTCGGGCCGCGACTCGTGACGGCGAACGACACGCTCGCGGTGTCCGGGACACAGAACATCGTCCAGCTGGAGACGACGAACGCGGGCCGACTGAACATCAGCGGGCGCGGTGCCGGCGGCCCGGAGACCGCCTCCGCCGTGCTCGCTGACGTCGGGCGTCTTCCCGAGCGCTGA
- a CDS encoding amino acid-binding protein, with the protein MSETETDAAEAAAADGGEERRQAHTVRLELVDEPGELLNALRPIADNGGNLLSVFHERGSLTPRGHIPVEVDFESTPRQFEGIVDALRDAGVNITQAGTERYGEEVSVLLVGHLVETDLSDTLSRIEACASASVVDFSLTDEEGIDTVSSARMRLATSEGSVDDTLACVRDVAADKQLQVVEPLAGGEA; encoded by the coding sequence GTGAGCGAGACCGAGACCGACGCGGCCGAGGCGGCCGCAGCCGACGGTGGCGAGGAGCGCCGACAGGCACACACCGTGCGCCTCGAACTCGTCGACGAACCCGGTGAGCTGCTGAACGCGCTGCGCCCCATCGCGGACAACGGGGGGAACCTCCTGAGCGTCTTCCACGAGCGCGGGTCGCTGACGCCGCGCGGGCACATCCCCGTCGAGGTCGATTTCGAGTCGACGCCACGTCAGTTCGAGGGGATCGTCGACGCGCTCCGCGACGCGGGGGTGAACATCACGCAGGCCGGCACCGAACGCTACGGCGAGGAGGTGTCGGTGCTGCTCGTCGGCCACCTCGTCGAGACGGACCTCTCCGATACGCTCTCGCGCATCGAGGCGTGCGCCTCTGCGTCGGTCGTGGACTTCTCGCTGACCGACGAGGAAGGAATCGACACCGTCTCGAGCGCGCGGATGCGCCTCGCGACCAGCGAGGGGTCGGTCGACGACACGCTCGCGTGCGTCCGGGACGTCGCGGCGGACAAACAGCTACAGGTCGTCGAGCCGCTCGCGGGGGGTGAGGCATGA